One window of the Candidatus Izemoplasmatales bacterium genome contains the following:
- the gcvH gene encoding glycine cleavage system protein GcvH, with product MSRVLEGILYNPTHEWVKVDGDTAVIGITEFAAHQLGTVVFVDLPAAGTRLAQNKEFGAVESVKAASDLISPLSGTVVEVNEDLVGDPEGVNRDAFESWMIRIKIADPAELKNLLSPDQYRAVSK from the coding sequence ATGAGCAGAGTTCTGGAAGGAATCCTCTACAATCCGACCCACGAGTGGGTCAAGGTCGATGGCGACACCGCCGTCATCGGCATCACCGAATTCGCCGCGCATCAGCTCGGCACCGTCGTCTTCGTCGACCTCCCGGCCGCCGGCACCAGACTCGCGCAGAACAAGGAATTCGGCGCCGTCGAATCCGTCAAGGCCGCCAGCGACCTGATCTCGCCGCTCTCCGGCACCGTCGTCGAAGTGAACGAAGACCTCGTCGGCGATCCCGAGGGCGTGAACAGGGACGCGTTCGAATCGTGGATGATCCGGATCAAGATCGCCGACCCGGCCGAACTCAAGAACCTGTTGTCTCCCGACCAGTATCGCGCCGTCTCCAAGTAG
- a CDS encoding lipoate--protein ligase, with the protein MKYVNYPREERRNLSFYLATEEYLALHYPADEYFFMWQVEPSVIFGRNQLIENEVNVPYCKAHGIRMYRRKSGGGCVYSDPSNIMFSFITPSFNQSFVFEDYLNRVVRMLRKLGLDARFSGRNDILIGDLKVSGNAFYRVRERSVVHGTMLFATDVEQMVRAITPDNEKLVSKGIDSVRKRVTNLKDHLTLSIEEFKAFVKREMTDSEMTLTGADLQGIATIERSYLSDDFIYGKNPNYTIVRKGYVAAGTVEARLEIKNGVVQKMNLLGDYFLIGDQDEFLALFRGLPFTRKAFEEALSAVDLGDYVMKLDARDFCEILFGENPTML; encoded by the coding sequence ATGAAATACGTCAACTATCCCAGGGAAGAACGACGCAATCTCTCGTTCTACCTCGCCACCGAGGAATACCTCGCCCTCCATTATCCGGCGGACGAGTATTTCTTCATGTGGCAGGTCGAACCCTCGGTCATCTTCGGCCGCAACCAATTGATCGAGAACGAGGTCAACGTCCCCTACTGCAAGGCGCACGGGATCAGGATGTACCGCCGCAAGTCCGGCGGCGGTTGCGTCTATTCCGATCCGAGCAACATCATGTTCTCCTTCATCACCCCCTCGTTCAACCAGAGTTTCGTCTTCGAGGACTATCTGAACCGGGTCGTCCGGATGCTTCGGAAACTCGGGCTCGACGCCCGCTTCTCCGGCCGAAACGACATCCTCATCGGTGACCTCAAGGTCTCCGGCAACGCCTTCTACCGCGTCCGCGAACGTTCCGTCGTGCACGGCACGATGCTGTTCGCGACCGACGTCGAGCAGATGGTCCGTGCAATCACGCCCGACAACGAGAAGCTCGTTTCGAAGGGGATCGACTCGGTCCGCAAGCGCGTCACCAACCTGAAGGACCATCTGACGCTATCGATCGAGGAGTTCAAGGCGTTCGTGAAGCGCGAGATGACCGATTCCGAAATGACGCTGACGGGGGCGGACCTGCAGGGGATCGCCACAATCGAGAGAAGCTATCTGTCCGACGATTTCATCTACGGCAAGAACCCCAACTACACGATTGTCCGCAAGGGTTACGTCGCCGCCGGAACGGTCGAGGCGCGGCTCGAGATCAAAAACGGCGTCGTCCAGAAGATGAACCTCCTCGGTGACTACTTCCTGATCGGCGACCAGGATGAATTCCTCGCCCTGTTCCGCGGTCTCCCGTTCACCCGGAAAGCCTTCGAGGAGGCACTCTCGGCGGTCGACCTCGGCGACTACGTGATGAAACTGGACGCACGCGATTTTTGTGAAATCCTGTTCGGTGAAAACCCGACCATGCTATAA
- the gcvPA gene encoding aminomethyl-transferring glycine dehydrogenase subunit GcvPA, with the protein MFKYFPHTEADLAAMRARIGIAADQDMFVDIPASVRMTRDYAIPSALSEVELRARLQAIANENRTMTVFSGLGAYDHYDPAVIHALIARQEFLTSYTPYQPEIAQGTLSYIFEYQSMVTMLTGMEVSNASMYDGPTAAAEACFMASAIARRNKVLVSAAVHPNIAEVVMTYAHFRGLEVAFVPVADGETSFTDLSALLDETVAGVLVQKPNYFGIIESFEGFADAIHNNGSVMIESCDISTLGVLKTPAEDGADIACGDCQSLGMPLAFGGPYLGYLATKKPYVRRMPGRIVGQSFDRNGKRAFVLTLQAREQHIRREKANSNICSNQSLMALYGTIYLSLMGPEGLKRVNELSYEKAHKLHDLLVATGKFSPVFDKSFLKEFVLHTSLDQARIQEALAEAGFFGAVSLADYDEAYRDVVNFAVTEKRTDAEIERFAAVLGGLR; encoded by the coding sequence GTGTTCAAATACTTCCCGCATACCGAAGCCGATCTGGCGGCGATGCGGGCGAGGATCGGCATCGCCGCGGATCAGGACATGTTCGTCGACATCCCCGCGTCGGTACGGATGACGCGGGACTACGCGATCCCGTCCGCGCTTTCCGAAGTCGAATTGCGCGCCCGCCTGCAGGCGATCGCGAACGAGAACCGGACGATGACCGTCTTCTCCGGCCTCGGCGCCTACGACCACTACGATCCCGCCGTGATCCACGCGCTCATCGCGCGCCAGGAATTCCTCACCTCCTATACCCCCTATCAGCCGGAAATCGCCCAGGGGACGCTTTCCTACATCTTCGAATACCAGTCGATGGTGACCATGCTCACGGGCATGGAGGTCTCCAACGCCTCGATGTACGACGGCCCGACCGCCGCCGCCGAAGCCTGCTTCATGGCTTCCGCGATCGCCAGGCGGAACAAGGTCCTCGTCTCCGCCGCGGTCCATCCGAACATCGCCGAGGTCGTCATGACCTACGCCCACTTCCGCGGCCTCGAGGTCGCGTTCGTGCCCGTCGCCGACGGCGAGACGTCCTTCACGGACCTCTCCGCGCTGCTCGACGAGACGGTCGCCGGCGTCCTGGTCCAGAAGCCGAACTACTTCGGGATCATCGAATCCTTCGAAGGATTCGCCGATGCGATCCACAACAACGGTTCGGTGATGATCGAGTCGTGCGACATCTCGACGCTCGGCGTTCTCAAAACGCCCGCCGAAGACGGCGCCGACATCGCCTGCGGCGACTGCCAGTCGCTCGGGATGCCGCTCGCGTTCGGCGGTCCCTACCTCGGCTACCTCGCCACGAAGAAGCCGTACGTCCGCCGGATGCCGGGCCGGATCGTCGGCCAGTCGTTCGACCGGAACGGCAAACGCGCCTTCGTCCTCACGCTTCAGGCGCGCGAACAGCACATCCGCCGCGAGAAGGCCAACTCCAACATCTGCTCGAACCAGTCGCTGATGGCACTCTACGGGACGATCTATCTGTCCCTGATGGGCCCCGAGGGACTGAAGCGGGTGAACGAACTCTCCTACGAAAAGGCGCATAAGCTTCATGATCTGCTCGTCGCCACGGGGAAGTTCTCCCCCGTCTTCGACAAGTCCTTCCTGAAGGAGTTCGTGCTCCATACCTCGCTCGACCAGGCGCGGATTCAGGAGGCGCTCGCCGAGGCCGGCTTCTTCGGCGCCGTGAGCCTCGCCGATTACGACGAGGCGTATCGCGACGTCGTCAACTTCGCCGTCACCGAGAAACGCACCGATGCCGAGATCGAACGGTTCGCCGCCGTTCTGGGAGGCCTCCGATGA
- the accB gene encoding acetyl-CoA carboxylase biotin carboxyl carrier protein gives MTLKEIQGIIRDFERSTLTALELETGDVKLRLSKLAGPTASPAPNAPAPAPEGEACAPVQGGLSPNATCVAVKSPLVGTYYAAAVPNGEPFAKVGQIVKKGQTLCIIEAMKIMNEIASPVAGVVERVDVKNGQVVGYDQVLMTIHTGAADAQ, from the coding sequence ATGACGCTCAAGGAGATCCAGGGAATCATCCGTGATTTCGAACGTTCCACCCTTACCGCCCTCGAACTCGAGACCGGCGACGTCAAGCTCAGGCTCTCGAAGCTCGCCGGACCGACCGCGTCCCCCGCGCCCAACGCCCCCGCCCCCGCACCGGAGGGCGAAGCCTGCGCTCCGGTCCAGGGCGGGTTGTCGCCGAACGCCACCTGCGTCGCCGTCAAGAGTCCGCTCGTCGGCACCTACTACGCCGCTGCCGTCCCCAACGGCGAACCATTCGCCAAAGTCGGCCAGATCGTGAAGAAGGGCCAGACCCTCTGCATCATCGAGGCGATGAAGATCATGAACGAGATCGCCTCGCCGGTCGCCGGCGTCGTCGAGCGCGTCGACGTCAAGAACGGCCAGGTCGTCGGCTACGACCAGGTCCTGATGACGATCCATACGGGAGCCGCCGATGCCCAATAA
- a CDS encoding nitroreductase family protein, with translation MEFRKALETRRSNYTLSNETVVSDDIVSALIAHALEFTPSAYDARSQRVLLLFGESHLRLWKIVLEALRKIVPEASFPKTEKKIAGFSAGRGTVLFYDDSAVTDGLAKANPLYARNFERWAVEQGGMLQSNVWVALADVGYGASLQHYGELIEDAVKEAFAIPSTWRMSAQMPFGKILAPARAKDPDKIHERLLVKR, from the coding sequence ATGGAATTCCGCAAGGCGCTGGAAACGCGCCGTTCGAACTATACCCTGTCCAACGAGACGGTCGTGTCCGACGACATCGTCTCCGCCCTTATCGCCCACGCGCTCGAATTCACCCCGTCCGCCTACGATGCGCGCAGCCAGCGCGTCCTTCTGCTCTTCGGCGAAAGCCACCTCCGCCTCTGGAAAATCGTCCTCGAGGCACTCCGCAAGATCGTTCCCGAAGCGTCGTTTCCCAAGACCGAGAAGAAGATCGCGGGCTTTTCCGCCGGCCGCGGCACGGTCCTCTTCTACGACGATTCCGCCGTCACCGACGGCCTCGCCAAGGCCAACCCGCTCTATGCCAGAAACTTCGAACGCTGGGCGGTCGAGCAGGGCGGGATGCTCCAGTCGAACGTCTGGGTCGCGCTCGCCGACGTCGGCTACGGCGCGTCCCTGCAGCATTACGGCGAACTGATCGAGGACGCCGTCAAAGAAGCGTTCGCGATTCCGTCGACGTGGCGGATGTCCGCGCAGATGCCGTTCGGGAAGATCCTCGCCCCGGCCCGTGCGAAGGATCCCGACAAGATCCACGAGCGGCTGCTCGTCAAACGCTGA
- a CDS encoding CvpA family protein has translation MTLLNFGSFGIGIVDVGIVLVAIVFGIIGWKSGFLLKIVQMASGIFGILGSIIFARPFAGVLDQWIGPTVSTKILEYLNTQTAQFTVQFTYENRLAAIQEAFPSFPTFLQEWIADGIKVEDIAASLVDTIHPVLKDVAMLVIAFICLFFGSIIVFFILKLIVKGITKIPVIREVDKVLGVLFGLVKIFAIVLVLFFLLGLLMTIPAISEAIGGFISVDFGLAPEFEEQFRISKWIYDHNPLKDVINLFLSTNL, from the coding sequence ATGACGCTTCTCAATTTCGGTTCCTTCGGCATCGGCATCGTCGACGTCGGCATCGTCCTCGTCGCCATCGTCTTCGGCATCATCGGATGGAAGTCGGGATTTTTGCTCAAGATCGTCCAGATGGCGTCCGGCATCTTCGGCATCCTCGGCTCGATCATCTTCGCGCGTCCGTTCGCCGGCGTCCTCGACCAGTGGATCGGTCCGACGGTGAGCACGAAGATCCTCGAGTACCTGAACACGCAGACGGCGCAGTTCACGGTGCAGTTCACCTACGAAAACCGTCTCGCGGCGATCCAGGAGGCGTTTCCGAGCTTCCCGACCTTCCTGCAGGAATGGATCGCCGACGGCATCAAGGTGGAGGACATCGCCGCCTCGCTCGTCGACACGATCCATCCCGTCCTCAAGGACGTGGCGATGCTCGTGATCGCCTTCATCTGCCTGTTCTTCGGCTCGATCATCGTCTTCTTCATCCTCAAGCTGATCGTCAAGGGCATCACCAAGATCCCGGTCATCCGCGAGGTCGACAAGGTCCTCGGCGTGCTCTTCGGGCTCGTCAAGATTTTCGCGATCGTGCTGGTCCTGTTCTTCCTCCTCGGCCTCCTCATGACGATTCCGGCGATCTCCGAGGCGATCGGCGGATTCATCTCGGTCGACTTCGGGCTCGCGCCCGAATTCGAGGAACAGTTCCGCATCTCGAAGTGGATCTACGACCACAATCCGCTCAAGGACGTCATCAACCTGTTCCTCTCCACCAACCTGTAG
- the acpP gene encoding acyl carrier protein — MNMILSQVTELIAKEFGVDEKKLSRSTRLVEDLNIDSLDAVELMMRLEETFGFKIEDDEATRLKSVDDIVVLVENRTRKA; from the coding sequence ATGAACATGATCCTGTCCCAAGTCACCGAACTGATCGCGAAAGAATTCGGCGTCGACGAGAAGAAACTGTCCCGCTCGACCCGTCTCGTGGAAGATCTGAACATCGACAGCCTCGACGCCGTCGAACTGATGATGCGTCTGGAGGAAACCTTCGGCTTCAAGATCGAGGACGACGAGGCGACCCGCCTCAAGTCGGTCGACGACATCGTCGTCCTCGTCGAGAACCGCACCCGCAAGGCCTGA
- the gcvPB gene encoding aminomethyl-transferring glycine dehydrogenase subunit GcvPB, producing the protein MNRYDRLVFELSVPGRVGFSLPEPERGSHRLADLGGLLRPTAPALPEVSELDVVRHYTNLSQKNFGVESGFYPLGSCTMKYNPKINDEIASLPGFTGIHPLQPAGQVQGALRVYHELQGMLSEISGLSEFSLNPFAGAHGELTGLMIIKAYHEDRGDFKRKKVVVPDAAHGTNPASAALCGFEIVEIPSTPEGFVDMDALRAVLSDEIAGMMLTNPNTLGIFDKNILEITRLVHAAGGLMYYDGANLNAILGQCRPGDLGFDVMHINLHKTFSTPHGGGGPGSGPVGVRQGLERFLPNPQVKKDGDSFYVEHAADAIGSVSGFYGNFRVWLRAYAYCLTLGREHMKDVGRLATINANYVRVALKDKYKLPIDSFAMHECVFDGLVDQSTGVTTLDVAKRLLDYGFHAPTIYFPLLFHQSIMIEPTETESKQTLDAFIDVMRKVADEAIENPDALKNAPTTTPVTRIDEVYAAKKMILTYQDYIAEHAR; encoded by the coding sequence ATGAATCGTTACGACCGTCTCGTCTTCGAACTTTCCGTTCCCGGCCGCGTGGGCTTCTCGCTTCCCGAGCCCGAGCGCGGAAGCCATCGTCTCGCCGATCTCGGCGGGCTGTTGCGCCCGACCGCACCGGCGCTTCCCGAGGTTTCCGAACTCGACGTCGTCCGTCACTACACCAACCTCTCGCAGAAGAACTTCGGCGTCGAGTCGGGCTTCTACCCGCTCGGCTCCTGCACGATGAAGTACAATCCGAAGATCAACGACGAGATCGCCTCGCTGCCCGGATTCACCGGCATCCACCCGCTCCAGCCGGCCGGCCAGGTCCAGGGCGCGCTCCGCGTCTACCACGAGCTGCAGGGAATGCTTTCGGAGATCTCCGGCCTCTCCGAGTTTTCGCTCAACCCGTTCGCGGGAGCCCACGGCGAACTCACCGGACTGATGATCATCAAGGCCTACCACGAGGACCGGGGCGACTTCAAACGGAAGAAGGTCGTCGTCCCCGACGCCGCCCACGGCACCAACCCCGCCTCGGCCGCGCTCTGCGGCTTCGAGATCGTCGAGATTCCGTCGACGCCGGAAGGCTTCGTCGACATGGACGCCCTCAGGGCGGTCCTCTCCGACGAGATCGCCGGGATGATGCTCACGAATCCGAACACCCTCGGCATCTTCGACAAGAACATCCTCGAGATCACCCGTCTTGTGCACGCGGCCGGCGGCCTGATGTACTACGACGGCGCCAACCTGAACGCGATCCTCGGCCAGTGCCGTCCCGGCGACCTCGGCTTCGACGTGATGCACATCAACCTCCACAAGACCTTCTCCACGCCGCATGGCGGCGGCGGTCCGGGATCCGGACCCGTCGGCGTCCGCCAGGGGCTCGAGCGCTTCCTGCCCAACCCGCAGGTGAAGAAGGACGGCGATTCCTTCTACGTCGAGCACGCCGCCGACGCGATCGGCTCCGTCTCCGGCTTCTACGGGAACTTCCGCGTCTGGCTGCGCGCCTACGCCTACTGCCTCACGCTCGGTCGCGAGCACATGAAGGACGTCGGCCGCCTCGCGACGATCAACGCCAACTACGTGCGCGTCGCCCTGAAGGACAAGTACAAGTTGCCGATCGACAGTTTCGCGATGCACGAGTGCGTCTTCGACGGTCTCGTCGACCAGTCGACCGGCGTGACCACGCTCGACGTCGCCAAGCGCCTGCTCGACTACGGCTTCCACGCACCGACGATCTACTTCCCGCTCCTCTTCCATCAATCGATCATGATCGAACCGACGGAAACCGAGTCGAAACAGACGCTCGACGCCTTCATCGACGTGATGCGGAAGGTCGCCGACGAGGCGATCGAAAACCCGGATGCGCTCAAGAACGCACCGACGACGACACCCGTGACCCGCATCGACGAGGTCTACGCGGCCAAGAAAATGATCCTCACGTATCAGGACTACATCGCGGAACACGCGCGTTAA
- the gcvT gene encoding glycine cleavage system aminomethyltransferase GcvT, translated as MEDIRKTCLYDKHVALGAKMEPFAGWLMPIEYSGIIPEHTAVRTKSGMFDVSHMGEILVKGPDALRYIDYVTTNEISSKPDGKVVYGMMLYENGTVVDDLLTYKVSATELFLVVNASNVAKDYAWLVERTEGFDVVVKNLSDEYAEIAVQGPATEALLKKIMGVDLSDLEAFTFKHVWWNLNDLLISRTGYTGEDGFEIYADAIATAEIWDLLLASGEILPCGLGARDTLRFEAALPLYGHEISDEITALEAGLGFFVKLDKPDFIGKAVLVAQKAGALKRKVVGIELAEKAIPRAHYEVYSGEKKIGFVTTGYLSISAGKPVAMAMLDIEYTPLNTKVQVQVRNRKVPGFVRDKKFFKKSYKQKGEAS; from the coding sequence ATGGAAGATATCCGCAAGACCTGCCTTTACGACAAGCACGTCGCGCTCGGCGCGAAGATGGAGCCGTTCGCCGGCTGGCTGATGCCGATCGAGTATTCCGGAATCATTCCGGAGCACACGGCCGTCCGCACGAAATCCGGCATGTTCGACGTCTCCCACATGGGCGAGATCCTCGTCAAGGGACCCGACGCCCTCCGCTACATCGACTACGTCACCACCAACGAGATCTCCTCCAAACCCGACGGCAAGGTCGTCTACGGGATGATGCTCTACGAAAACGGCACCGTCGTCGACGACCTGCTCACCTACAAGGTCTCGGCCACCGAACTCTTCCTCGTCGTGAACGCCTCCAATGTCGCCAAGGACTATGCCTGGCTTGTCGAGCGGACCGAAGGGTTCGACGTCGTCGTGAAGAACCTTTCGGACGAATACGCCGAGATCGCCGTCCAGGGTCCCGCGACCGAAGCGCTCCTGAAGAAGATCATGGGCGTCGACCTCTCCGACCTCGAGGCCTTCACCTTCAAGCACGTCTGGTGGAACCTGAACGACCTTCTGATCTCGCGCACCGGCTATACCGGCGAGGACGGGTTCGAGATCTACGCCGACGCGATCGCGACCGCCGAGATCTGGGACCTTCTGCTCGCATCGGGCGAGATCCTCCCCTGCGGCCTCGGCGCCCGCGACACGCTCCGCTTCGAGGCGGCGCTCCCGCTCTACGGTCACGAGATCTCCGACGAGATCACGGCCCTCGAGGCCGGACTCGGCTTCTTCGTGAAACTCGACAAACCCGACTTCATCGGCAAGGCGGTCCTCGTCGCACAGAAGGCCGGCGCCCTGAAACGCAAGGTCGTCGGAATCGAACTCGCCGAGAAGGCGATCCCGCGCGCCCACTACGAGGTGTACTCCGGCGAGAAGAAGATCGGCTTCGTGACCACCGGCTACCTCTCCATCTCCGCCGGCAAGCCGGTCGCGATGGCGATGCTCGACATCGAGTACACCCCGCTCAACACCAAGGTCCAGGTCCAGGTCCGCAACCGCAAGGTTCCCGGATTCGTCCGCGACAAGAAATTCTTCAAGAAGAGCTATAAACAAAAAGGAGAAGCGTCATGA
- the ispG gene encoding flavodoxin-dependent (E)-4-hydroxy-3-methylbut-2-enyl-diphosphate synthase, giving the protein MYERNRTRPVLVGSVQIGGNDRIVVQSMTTTKTKDIAATVAQIDALVRAGCQIARVAVLDMTDAAAIGEIVKRISIPLVADIHYDHRLALEAIRQGVHKIRINPGNIGADEHVRAVVDACAKRHIPIRIGINSGSLEPSILAKYGSPTAEAMVASAKYHVDLLERYDFTDIVLSLKSTDMRATVAAYELAAKTFSYPLHLGITEAGTAVGGTIRSSIGLGILIHEGIGSTIRVSLTADPVEEIRVAKEILTNFGLWKKPRLISCPTCGRIQYDMIPIATAIEAYLDTIDKDITVAIMGCAVNGIGEARDAQIAVAGGKEEALLFVDGKIVRKVPQADLVAALKEAIDAY; this is encoded by the coding sequence ATGTATGAGAGAAACCGCACCAGACCGGTCCTCGTCGGCTCCGTCCAGATCGGCGGAAACGACCGGATCGTCGTCCAGAGCATGACCACGACGAAGACGAAGGACATCGCCGCGACCGTCGCGCAGATCGACGCGCTGGTCCGCGCCGGCTGCCAGATCGCGCGCGTCGCGGTCCTCGACATGACCGATGCGGCCGCGATCGGCGAGATCGTGAAACGGATCTCGATCCCCCTCGTGGCCGACATCCACTACGATCACCGGCTCGCCCTCGAGGCGATCCGCCAGGGCGTTCACAAGATCCGCATCAATCCCGGCAACATCGGCGCCGACGAGCACGTGAGGGCGGTCGTCGACGCATGCGCGAAACGACACATCCCGATCCGCATCGGGATCAACTCCGGCTCGCTCGAACCGTCGATCCTGGCGAAGTACGGATCGCCCACGGCCGAAGCGATGGTCGCGTCCGCGAAATACCACGTCGACCTCCTCGAACGCTACGACTTCACCGACATCGTGCTCTCGCTCAAGTCGACCGACATGCGCGCCACCGTCGCCGCCTACGAGCTCGCCGCGAAGACGTTTTCGTATCCCCTCCACCTCGGCATCACCGAAGCCGGCACCGCCGTCGGCGGCACGATCCGCTCCTCGATCGGCCTCGGCATCCTGATCCACGAGGGGATCGGTTCGACGATCCGCGTCTCGCTCACGGCCGACCCCGTCGAGGAGATCCGGGTCGCCAAGGAGATCCTCACCAACTTCGGCCTCTGGAAGAAGCCGCGGCTCATCAGCTGTCCGACCTGCGGACGGATCCAGTACGACATGATCCCGATCGCGACCGCGATCGAAGCGTATCTCGATACGATCGACAAGGACATCACCGTCGCAATCATGGGTTGCGCCGTCAACGGCATCGGCGAGGCACGCGACGCCCAGATCGCCGTCGCCGGCGGGAAGGAAGAAGCCCTGCTCTTCGTCGACGGGAAGATCGTCCGGAAGGTGCCCCAGGCCGATCTCGTCGCCGCCCTCAAGGAAGCCATCGACGCCTATTGA
- a CDS encoding helix-turn-helix domain-containing protein, which yields MQVLKESVKKAILNGAILEFFEHGYQNANMRRIADSANITVGNIYRYFENKEALFNAVLAPAKRALDDLESFDKKLHITHIENQKEATQIVTYVINVLRPYTREIFIMIFNANGSHYQQVKSQLESLVVTKVKEFFPGMFSDYFLKIVAASFIQALFVVFKDNVNDIKKIQDMIVQLIVFYFRDLSNRLF from the coding sequence ATGCAGGTTCTGAAAGAGTCAGTCAAGAAGGCCATCCTGAACGGTGCCATACTCGAGTTCTTCGAACATGGATACCAGAATGCGAATATGCGGCGGATCGCGGATTCCGCGAACATCACCGTCGGCAACATCTATCGCTATTTCGAAAACAAGGAGGCCCTGTTCAACGCCGTCCTGGCGCCGGCGAAACGCGCCCTGGACGATCTCGAATCGTTCGACAAGAAGCTCCACATCACCCACATCGAGAACCAGAAGGAAGCCACCCAGATCGTCACCTACGTGATCAACGTCCTGCGCCCGTATACCCGCGAGATCTTCATCATGATCTTCAACGCGAACGGATCGCACTACCAGCAGGTGAAGTCGCAGCTCGAAAGCCTCGTCGTCACCAAGGTCAAGGAGTTCTTCCCCGGAATGTTCTCCGACTACTTCCTCAAGATCGTCGCCGCCAGCTTCATCCAGGCGCTGTTCGTCGTCTTCAAGGACAACGTGAACGACATCAAGAAGATCCAGGACATGATCGTCCAGCTCATCGTCTTCTACTTCCGCGACCTCTCGAACCGGCTGTTCTGA
- a CDS encoding Fic family protein → MKSMEAEGLKQRLLDKKAGMTPELRKELCDEFDRHYIYESTSFDNGDFSFEDVCFLLEDHSRIFPDKDENVRKAIINNYHAVQMVHRLAERHQEISETIVKDLHQELVDGIIPGGVYRTRDLFILGAKHVPPNYLKIFKKMDDYFAELANPNLTGLAKAAFAHLEILKIYPFMDANGRLARLLLNYQLELEGYLPVSITKGIRNQYYATIDEYKINKDAVPFTEFLADLEIKRITAFLERE, encoded by the coding sequence ATGAAATCGATGGAGGCGGAAGGCCTCAAACAGCGGTTGCTCGACAAGAAGGCTGGCATGACCCCGGAACTGAGAAAGGAACTTTGCGACGAGTTCGACAGGCATTACATCTACGAATCGACGAGTTTCGACAATGGCGACTTCAGCTTCGAGGACGTGTGCTTCTTGCTCGAGGATCATTCCCGGATCTTCCCGGACAAGGACGAGAACGTCCGTAAGGCGATCATCAACAACTACCATGCCGTCCAGATGGTGCACCGGCTGGCCGAACGGCATCAGGAAATCAGCGAGACGATCGTGAAAGACCTTCATCAGGAACTCGTCGACGGAATCATCCCCGGCGGCGTGTACCGGACCCGCGACCTCTTCATCCTCGGCGCGAAGCACGTGCCTCCGAATTACCTCAAGATCTTCAAGAAGATGGACGACTACTTCGCCGAACTCGCCAACCCGAACCTCACGGGTCTTGCGAAGGCGGCGTTCGCCCATCTCGAGATCCTCAAGATCTACCCGTTCATGGATGCGAACGGCCGCCTCGCGCGCCTGCTCCTGAACTACCAGCTCGAACTCGAAGGGTATCTCCCGGTCTCGATCACCAAGGGCATCCGCAACCAGTACTACGCGACCATCGACGAGTACAAGATCAACAAGGACGCGGTTCCGTTCACCGAGTTCCTCGCGGATCTCGAAATCAAGCGAATCACCGCGTTTCTGGAAAGGGAGTAG